In the Populus trichocarpa isolate Nisqually-1 chromosome 1, P.trichocarpa_v4.1, whole genome shotgun sequence genome, one interval contains:
- the LOC7467671 gene encoding uncharacterized protein LOC7467671 isoform X2 — protein sequence MGGVTSSMAAKFAFFPPNPPSYKLVTDELTGLLLLSPFPHRENVEILKLPTRKGTDIVAMYIRHPLATSTLLYSHGNAADLGQMYELFIELSIHLRVNLMGYDYSGYGQSSGKPSEQNTYADIEAAYKCLEESYGTKQEDIILYGQSVGSGPTLDLAARLPQLRAVVLHSPILSGLRVMYPVKRTYWFDIYKNIDKIPLVNCPVLIMHMKLSIAPMVSNYGNSVKKSTNHFGLKEGTIVI from the exons ATGGGAGGGGTAACATCATCAATGGCAGCAAAGTTTGCTTTTTTTCCACCAAACCCACCATCATACAAGCTAGTAACTGATGAATTAACAGGTCTATTGCTACTGAGCCCATTTCCTCATCGTGAAAATGTTGAAATCTTGAAATTGCCAACAAGGAAAGGTACAGATATTGTGGCAATGTATATAAGGCATCCTTTGGCTACTTCCACCTTGCTTTATTCTCATGGAAATGCTGCCGATCTGGGTCAGATGTATGAGCTTTTCATTGAGTTGAGCATCCACTTAAGGGTCAATCTCATGGG GTATGACTATTCTGGGTATGGGCAATCGTCGGGAAAG CCGAGTGAGCAGAATACATATGCTGATATTGAAGCTGCATACAAGTGTCTAGAAGAAAGCTATGGTACCAAGCAGGAAGACATAATCCTTTATGGGCAATCTGTTGGAAGTGGCCCCACGTTAGATCTTGCTGCTCGACTGCCTCAGTTACGGGCTGTTGTTCTGCATAGTCCCATACTCTCAGGATTAAGAGTCATGTATCCTGTTAAGCGTACATACTGGTTTGACATTTATAAG aATATTGACAAAATCCCACTAGTAAATTGTCCAGTTCTCATCATGCAT ATGAAGTTGTCGATTGCTCCCATGGTAAGCAATTATGGGAACTCTGTAAAGAAAAGTACGAACCACTTTGGCTTAAAGGAGGGAACCATTGTGATTTAG
- the LOC7467671 gene encoding uncharacterized protein LOC7467671 isoform X1: MGGVTSSMAAKFAFFPPNPPSYKLVTDELTGLLLLSPFPHRENVEILKLPTRKGTDIVAMYIRHPLATSTLLYSHGNAADLGQMYELFIELSIHLRVNLMGYDYSGYGQSSGKPSEQNTYADIEAAYKCLEESYGTKQEDIILYGQSVGSGPTLDLAARLPQLRAVVLHSPILSGLRVMYPVKRTYWFDIYKNIDKIPLVNCPVLIMHGTSDEVVDCSHGKQLWELCKEKYEPLWLKGGNHCDLEHYPEYIRHLKKFISTVEKSPSQRYSSRRSTDQFEQSRKSTDVFEVSRKSTDRREKPRQSTDRLEKPKIQSNHVDKLEKLKNLSNNADKLEKLRMSFDQMERSRRSVDCHEKSRKSIDHQLERARKSVDRLERIRTG; encoded by the exons ATGGGAGGGGTAACATCATCAATGGCAGCAAAGTTTGCTTTTTTTCCACCAAACCCACCATCATACAAGCTAGTAACTGATGAATTAACAGGTCTATTGCTACTGAGCCCATTTCCTCATCGTGAAAATGTTGAAATCTTGAAATTGCCAACAAGGAAAGGTACAGATATTGTGGCAATGTATATAAGGCATCCTTTGGCTACTTCCACCTTGCTTTATTCTCATGGAAATGCTGCCGATCTGGGTCAGATGTATGAGCTTTTCATTGAGTTGAGCATCCACTTAAGGGTCAATCTCATGGG GTATGACTATTCTGGGTATGGGCAATCGTCGGGAAAG CCGAGTGAGCAGAATACATATGCTGATATTGAAGCTGCATACAAGTGTCTAGAAGAAAGCTATGGTACCAAGCAGGAAGACATAATCCTTTATGGGCAATCTGTTGGAAGTGGCCCCACGTTAGATCTTGCTGCTCGACTGCCTCAGTTACGGGCTGTTGTTCTGCATAGTCCCATACTCTCAGGATTAAGAGTCATGTATCCTGTTAAGCGTACATACTGGTTTGACATTTATAAG aATATTGACAAAATCCCACTAGTAAATTGTCCAGTTCTCATCATGCAT ggAACTTCAGATGAAGTTGTCGATTGCTCCCATGGTAAGCAATTATGGGAACTCTGTAAAGAAAAGTACGAACCACTTTGGCTTAAAGGAGGGAACCATTGTGATTTAGAGCACTATCCAGAGTATATCAGGCATCTGAAGAAGTTCATATCAACTGTGGAGAAATCTCCTTCTCAAAGATACAGTTCCAGGAGAAGTACAGATCAGTTTGAGCAGTCACGGAAGAGTACTGATGTCTTTGAGGTTTCAAGGAAAAGCACAGATCGAAGAGAGAAACCAAGGCAGAGTACTGACAGGCTCGAGAAACCAAAAATTCAATCTAATCATGTTGACAAgctagaaaaactaaaaaatctgtCAAATAATGCTGATAAGCTAGAAAAGTTAAGGATGTCATTTGATCAAATGGAAAGGTCTCGGAGGAGTGTTGATTGCCATGAGAAATCCCGGAAAAGCATCGACCACCAATTGGAAAGAGCACGGAAAAGTGTTGACAGGTTGGAAAGAATACGGACTGGTTGA